In one window of Desulfovibrio sp. DNA:
- a CDS encoding holo-[acyl-carrier-protein] synthase, with protein sequence MIVGMGIDIVELARIEKSLGRFGLRFAEKILGPEELAGMPGHPLNYVAGRFAAKEAAVKALGTGFSQGIGPAQVETVSGPGGKPNLLLHGEALQQAQAMGVTRCHVSISHDRSSAVAVVVLES encoded by the coding sequence ATGATAGTAGGTATGGGCATCGATATCGTTGAGCTTGCCCGCATAGAAAAAAGTCTTGGCCGCTTTGGTCTGCGTTTTGCCGAAAAGATTCTGGGGCCGGAAGAACTGGCTGGCATGCCGGGGCATCCTCTCAATTACGTGGCCGGGCGTTTTGCCGCCAAAGAGGCAGCCGTCAAGGCCCTGGGCACGGGGTTCAGCCAGGGCATCGGGCCTGCTCAGGTTGAGACTGTTTCCGGCCCGGGCGGCAAGCCGAACTTGTTGCTGCACGGCGAGGCATTGCAACAGGCCCAGGCCATGGGCGTTACCCGCTGCCACGTATCCATCAGCCATGACCGTTCTTCGGCTGTGGCCGTGGTGGTTTTGGAGAGCTAA